atctacacacctgctcatcagatacacactcacacacatctacacacctgctcatcagatacacactcacacacatctacacacctgctcatcagatacacacttacacacatctacacacactgctcatcagatacacactcacacacatctacacacctgctcatcagatacaccacacatctacacacctgctcatcagatacacctcacacactctacacacctgctcatcagatacacactcacacacatctacacacctgctcatcagatacacactcacatctacacacctgctcatcagatacacactcacacacatctacacacctgctcatcagatacacactcacacacatctacacacctgctcatcagatacacactcacacacatctacacacctgctcatcagatacacactcacacacatctacacacctgctcatcagatacacactcacacacatctacacacctgctcatcagatacacacacacacacatctacacacctgctcatcagatacacactcacacacatctacacacctgctcataagatacacactcacatctacacacctgctcatcagatacacactcacacacatctacacacctgctcatcagatacacactcacacacatctacacacctgcccatcagatacacactcacacacatctacacacctgctcatcagatacacactcacacacatctacacacctgctcatcagatacacactcacacacatctacacacctgctcatcagatacacactcacacacatctacacacctgctcatcagatacacactcacacacatctacacacctgctcatcagatacacacacacatctacacacctgctcatcagacacacactcacacacatctacacacctgctcatcagatacacattcacatctacacacctgctcatcagatacacactcacacacatctacacacctgctcatcagatacacacacacacacatctacacacctgctcatcagatacacacttacacacatctacacacctgctcatcagatacacactcacacacatctacacacctgctcatcagatacacactcacacacatctacacacctgctcatcagatacacactcacacacatctacacacctgctcatcagatacacactcacacacatctacacacctgctcatcagatacacattcacacacatctacacacctgctcatcagatacacactcacacacatctacacacctgctcatcagatacacactcacacacatctacacacctgctcatcagatacacattcacatctacacacctgctcatcagatacacactcacacacatctacacacctgctcatcagatacacactcacacacatctacacacctgctcatcagatacacacttacacacatctacacacctgctcatcagatacacactcacacacatctacacacctgctcatcagatacacacacacatctacacacctgctcatcagatacacactcacacacatctacacacctgctcatcagatacacactcacacacatctacacacctgctcatcagatacacactcacacacatctacacacctgctcatcagatacacacacacatctacacacctgctcatcagatacacactcacacacatctacacacctgctcatcagatacacactcacacacatctacacacctgctcatcagatacacactcacacacatctacacacctgctcatcagatacacactcacacacatctacacacctgctcatcagatacacactcacacacatctacacacctgctcatcagatacacactcacacacattcacactccaatgcgcagtaccaggggcaactcggggttcagtgtcttgccaccCCATCAATTAACTGTTCAATATTAGGGGCTATTAGGGGCTATTAGAGGCTATTAGGGGCTATTAGGGACTATTAGGGGCTATTAGAGGCTATTAGGGGCTATTAGGGGCTATTAGGGGCTATTAGAGGCTATTAGAGGCTATTAGGGGCTATTAGAGGCTATTAGAGGCTATTAGAGGCTATTAGGGGCTATTAGAGGCTATTAGAGGCTATTAGGGGCTATTAGGGGCTATTAGGGGCTATTAGAGGCTATTAGGGGCTTTTAGGGGCTATTAGGGGCTATTAGAGGCTATTAGGGGCTATTAGGGGCTATTAGAGACTTTtgcatgtcgtttccaatattgcagaCTGTTACTAAAACAAGACAATAAatcaaagatataaaaaaaaaaagtttttatttagcttttcaagtagcgcatcaaaccctccagTACATCCCGGacttcttcctctgccccctgtgacagtgtcccccccggctctgctggtCCAGATGCCACCcagtccccccccaccccccggctctgctggtccagatgcatcccagttgTTGTCATAATCCAtgactctcatacagattatacgaagcccggcaggtcagaaccagaaccagaaccagagatctcacccgTCGGACATCGAACGCCCACCACGGCAcggacggtctgcggcggtTTTACAAAGCGAGAATGCTCTGGAACACAACCAGTCCccagcagacatgttggtgtgtaatcgtgttgctaaagttcatgtactttatatatcGTGTAGTAGATACTGACCGGGCTCTtaacacatgcagatgttagctaacgttaccggaaACTTAACGTACCGTTTGGTGTCGTCATGGCGACGTCTGAACTGAATTCCCACACTCCaggtttttttagcggtgatttttgttgcttccttcagcttctttagaaacaaaacatttcttctggccgcggcgagtagccgacgtgctgttgtgagtcgcgctgaaaatgacatcatcacgcgttgctatggtgaccagccacgctgaggcgttactcaatctgcaataaaacggacgcagaatgaGACGAGGCGAGTAGAGACGAGATGAGGCGAGGCGAGACGAGCTgataccagcagtggaaaaacgccaaaaGTATGGTGGGGGACTGgcagctggcagcccccccactctgacatctctccattagtgcacgtataggacctgagcatgccccccccactctgagcTTGTGAAGTCTTATTACCATGCTGTAATGTAAACTTCTACCACTGTCAGTTCTCTGAATGGCGTCTTGAGGATCAATGCTACGCTAACATTGTAGCTTCCATcaacacaacagacacattACTTTAGACCTTAAAAGTTTACCTCTGCCCAAAGAAAGCTCCGGCTCTCTGGGAATAAGGAGGCGCTCCAGACCGCTTCAACCATCTGGTCCTCCAGTTCTGCTCCAACAGCGTGAGGACATCAGGAGGACCTGAACTCGTTTACACAGTGCTGGCTTGATTTGCCAATTTCCATTGACTTTGTATGGAAACACACCTGCAAATTCACACGATACGCAGGCGGTGTGACCTCGGTATAAAGATGAGTTCTGGTGTTATGAGGATCTTCTGTTGGAGCGGTGCTGAGTCCAGTCTGAATCAGGGACTTGTTGTTCTGGGTCTGgggtcttttctctctctctgttctcttctATCATCTCTCCAGACTCTGTCAGGCTGGTGAACGGGACCAGCCTGTGCTCAGGCAGACTGGAGGTGAAGACTAACCAGTCTACccagacctggtcctcagtgtgTGAACAGGACTTTGACCGGCAGGATGCAGAGGTGGTCTGCAGGGAGCTTGGCTGTGGGGCTCCTGTAGTCCTCCAGGGGGCGCTCTATGGAAACGTGGAGCCTCCAATGTGGACCAAAGAGTTCCAGTGTGGAGGCCATGAGTCTGCTCTCCTGGACTGTAGAAGCTCAGGCTCAGATAGAACCACCTGCTCACCTGGAAAAGCTGTTGGACTCACCTGCTCAGGTAGAAGAGGAGCTGaggctctgattggttcatgTCTCTTCTGATGAAACTTTGTTATTTTGCTGATGACTCTCTGGTTTCTGTTCAGAGTTCAGGTTGGTGGGGGGGACAGTCGCTGTGGAGGATCACTGGAGCTGAAACATAAAGGACAATGGAGACCAGTGATGGACCATGACTCCGACTGGTCCCTGAAGGCAGCAGCTGCTGTCTGCAGAGAGTTAGACTGTGGCTCTGCTGTTTCTTTAGGAAAGAGACAAGAGTCCTTATACAGCTCTGTTTGGAGGATCAGGTCTGACTGTATTGAGACTGGATCTGCTCTGAGGACGTGTGTGGactcatcttcctcttcctccttccttcatCTCACCTGCTCAGGTAAGCCCATCAGTGacatgaatgaatggatgaatagATGAGTGGATGAGTGAATTCTTTCATTTCGAAAAGCATACACGAAAAATACACAACCAAAACTAAAATACAAGACACAAAGTATTTCACTGTAGAAAAAGAAACCTTTGCAGATCAGTTGATCGTTCCGGTTGTATAATGAGGTGCTGTCCATCCAGTATGTTTATCAACAACAATTAACGTCAAAATAGATCAGAACGGAAACAAGTCAACACTAAATTATACCCTACCCGTCAATAAATAGAATTAAAAACATCTTACTCATGAGTTacatcctctctcctctctactGGACCTAGTTCCTCTTCAGGAAGTCATTCCTACCACGAGCAGTAAGCTCTCTGATCCCTCGTCTTGTCCGTTGTGTCACGGGGACTCGTTCAGTTTATTGGCTTTCCTACCACGCTCGCGTTGTGCTCCAGGTCCCCGGGACCCTCATGTGGATAAATACAGTCAAATACAGGACGGGTCCCGgagacccgaaggccgatgTTGCGGTAGTAGGGGTAGTAGGGGTAGTCCCCCCCCACCATGAACAGTAACACACATGCTTATAGAGTAGTGGGGGCATACGGTTGTTATACATTAAGTTTCCCTTTAAATCATGTTCTATCATTTTATTTagtgtcttttctctctctctgttctcttctATCATCTCTCCAGACTCTGTCAGGCTGGTGAACGGGACCAGTCTGTGCTCAGGCAGACTGGAGGTGAAGACTAACCAGTCTACccagacctggtcctcagtgtgTGAACAGGACTTTGACCAGCAGGATGCAGAGGTGGTCTGCAGGGAGCTTGGCTGTGGGGCTCCTTCAGTCCTCCAGGGGGCGCTCTATGGAGACGTGGAGCCTCCAATGTGGACCAAAGAGTTCCAGTGTGGAGGCCATGAGTCTGCTCTCCTGGACTGTAGAAGCTCAGGCTCAGATAGAACCACCTGCTCACCTGGAAAAGCTGTTGGACTCACCTGCTCAGGTAGAAGAGGAGCTGaggctctgattggttcatgTCTCTTCTGATGAAACTTTGTTCTTTTGCTGATGACTCTCTGGTTTCTGTTCAGAGCCTGATGCTGTCAGGTTGGTGGGGGGGGCCAGTCGCTGTGCAGGGACACTGGAGCTGAAACATAAAGGAGAATGGAGACCAGTGAGTTACTATTTCGCTGGCTGGACCCTGAAGACAGCAGCTTCTGTCTGCAGAGAGTTAGACTGTGGCTCTGCTGTTTCTgtagaagagagaaaagagtcCTCAGGCAGATCTATGTGGAGGATGTGGTCTGGCTGTGTTGAGTCTGGATCTGCTCTGAGGGATTGTGCAGCACCactttcctcttcctcatccttcCTTAATCTCACCTGCTCAGGTAAACCCGTCCTCGTGGTGGCATAACTTACTACTGCAATTTTGTAACGTTAGTAAAACCCGGAGCAGAGCTAGACCCTGACCTCATGGCGGTGGACGTTACCCGTTAGCTGGTCTATATCCTTGATGGTCCACTTCAGGGATTACTGCAGTGCTGCAAGACATTCCACCGGAGCCATGTATTTTCTGTCTTCATCCTCTGTCTCGGTGATGGCGTCCTGACCTCcatccctgtcctctgtctctgtgttgaaGTCCTAAACttcgtcctctgtctctgtgttggcgttccaAACttcgtccccgtcctctgtttctgtgtttaacctccgtccccatcctctgtctctgtgtcggcgttctaacctctatccccgtcctctgtctctgtgttggcattccaactccgtccccgtcctctgtttctgtgtttaaccttcgtccccatcctctgtctctgtgttggcgttttAACCTGCGTCCCcatcctttgtctctgtgtcggcgttctaacctctatccccgtcctctgtctctgtgttggtgttttaaCCTGCGTCCCcatcctttgtctctgtgtcggcgttctaacctctgtccccgtcctctgtctctgtgttggcgtccTGACCTCcatccctgtcctctgtctttgtgttggcgtcaTGACCTCcatccctgtcctctgtctctgtgttgaaGTCCTAAACttcgtcctctgtctctgtgttggcgttccaAACttcgtccccgtcctctgtttctgtgtttaacctccgtccccgtcctctgtctctgtgttggcattccaaactccgtccccgtcctctgtttctgtgtttaaccttcgtccccatcctctgtctctgtgttggcgttttAACCTGCGTCCCcatcctttgtctctgtgtcggcgttctaacctctgtccccgtcctctgtctctgtgttggtgttttaaCCTGCGTCCCcatcctttgtctctgtgtcggcgttctaacctctgtccccgtcctctgtctctgtgttggcgtccTGACCTCcatccctgtcctctgtctctgtgttggcgtccTGACCTCcatccctgtcctctgtctctgtgttgaaGTCCTAAACttcgtcctctgtctctgtgttggcgcagTAACGAGCAAAcacaactttttaaaagttacttCCCCAACACTGGTATATCTCCATACTTCATCGGGTCTGACTGCGAGACGACGagcaaaaaccttttaaaatgaTGAGTTTTCTGAATGGAGTTCTGCTCGATCAGAGCTAGGCTAACACTGTAGCTTCCATcaacacaacagacacattATTTCAGAACGTACCAGGTACTACTTCGTATTTCCAGTGACTTTGTATGTAACCTTGCCTCCGAATACACGAAAACGCAGGTGGTGTGACCTCGGTATAAAGATGAGTTCTGGTGTTATGAGGATCTTCTGTTGGAGCGGTGCTGAGTCCAGTCTGAATCAGGGACTTGTTGGTTGATGTCATCTTGTGGTTCTGGGTCTGgggtcttttctctctctctgttctcttctATCATCTCTCCAGACTCTGTCAGGCTGGTGAACGGGACCAGCCTGTGCTCAGGCAGACTGGAGGTGAAGACTAACCAGTCTACccagacctggtcctcagtgtgTGAACAGGACTTTGACCAGCAGGATGCAGAGGTGGTCTGCAGGGACCTTGGCTGTGGGGCTCCTTCAGTCCTCCAGGGGGCGCTCTATGGAGACGTGGAGCCTACAATGTGGACCAAAGAGTTCCAGTGTGGAGGCCATGAGTCTGCTCTCCTGGACTGTAGAAGCTCAGGCTCAGATAGAACCACCTGCTCACCTGGAAAAGCTGTTGGAATCACCTGCTCAGGTAGAAGAGGAGCTGaggctctgattggttcatgTCTCTTCTGATGAAACTTTGTTCTTTAGCTGATGACTCTCTGGTTTCTGTTCAGAGCCTGTcaggttggtgggggggggcagtcgCTGTGGTGGAACACCGGAGCTGAAACAGGGAGAATGGAGACCTGTGAGTTACTATTTTGCTGCCTGGACCCTGAAGGCAGCAGCTGCTGTCTGCAGAGAGTTAGACTGTGGCTCTGCTGTTTCTGTAGGACATAGAGAAGAGTCCTTATACAGATCTACGTTGGGGATCAGGTCTGGCTGTGTTGAGTCCGGCTCGTCGCTGAGGGAGTGTGCAAgttcatcttcctcttcctccttccatAATCTCACCTGCTCAGGTAAGCCCATCGGTGACATGAattaatgcttttattttgaacaaaatacaaaaatacaacaaaaaatgtaaatacaagaCACAACTTTCACTGTAAAaagttatataaataaaaattgaactCTTCAATAAATACTTTTGTCTGAAAGAAAGTAGGAAGAATCTAAATGTTTTCAGGTCCTTGCCTTTTTGAAATGTCCAAACCTAGTGTCTTCACTGAGTAACCGTACAACCTTTTAAcagaaaacatccaaaacatccaaaacatccaaaacatccaaaacatccaaaatatccaaaacatccaaaacatccaaaacatccaaaacatacaaaacatacaaaacatacaaaacatctaaaaaaatctaaaaaatctaaaatatccaaaatatccaaaacatccaaaatatccaaaacatccaaaatatccaaaacatccaaaatatccaaaatatccaaaacatccaaaacatccaaaacataaaaaacatctaaaaaaatctaaaaaatctaaaatatccaaaacatccaaaatatctaaaatatccaaaatatctaaaatatccaaaatatctaaaatattcaaaacatccaaaacatcctaaacaatctaaaataaatctaaaaaaatctaaaaaaatctaaaatatcaaaaacatttaaaacatcaaaacatccaaaacatcaaaacatccaaaaacaTCCAAGACcggggtctgggtctgggtttGGGTCTGGGtttgggtctgggtctgggtctgtcccaggtttctgcctaaaaggagtttttcctctccactgtggccctgttgctgctctggaggaaactactagaactgttgggttcttgtaaattctggagtgtggtctagacctggtctatctggtctagacctggtc
This portion of the Etheostoma spectabile isolate EspeVRDwgs_2016 unplaced genomic scaffold, UIUC_Espe_1.0 scaffold00569806, whole genome shotgun sequence genome encodes:
- the LOC116685403 gene encoding scavenger receptor cysteine-rich type 1 protein M130; this translates as MATSELNSHTPDSVRLVNGTSLCSGRLEVKTNQSTQTWSSVCEQDFDRQDAEVVCRELGCGAPVVLQGALYGNVEPPMWTKEFQCGGHESALLDCRSSGSDRTTCSPGKAVGLTCSVQVGGGDSRCGGSLELKHKGQWRPVMDHDSDWSLKAAAAVCRELDCGSAVSLGKRQESLYSSVWRIRSDCIETGSALRTCVDSSSSSSFLHLTCSDSVRLVNGTSLCSGRLEVKTNQSTQTWSSVCEQDFDQQDAEVVCRELGCGAPSVLQGALYGDVEPPMWTKEFQCGGHESALLDCRSSGSDRTTCSPGKAVGLTCSEPDAVRLVGGASRCAGTLELKHKGEWRPVSYYFAGWTLKTAASVCRELDCGSAVSVEERKESSGRSMWRMWSGCVESGSALRDCAAPLSSSSSFLNLTCSDLLLQPNISVSSSVVGVSEEDQQQGFQVFWGSTFTISCSVQPQYPGGSFQLSFTSSDSAHNTTQPAVNHSAHFLFHVAEPAHQGSYSCVYQLHVFSHNFSSESRVLSLSIMDPRPLIIRATVLLLVLLLENIVLYFYCRASRGQLPCRQKKTDPDYYNLGVPAAEGGPTEEEGAQGAE